The genomic DNA AGGGAAGCCACGCTGTTTTCGTGCCAGAATCGCTCATAAAGATCGTTATCCAGAATAATCGTGCCGCGATCGGACGAGTAATCGTAGAACACTGCCAGAACGGGGAAAGTGTGATTGCCTTCCGGCGTGAGGAGTGTGATTGTCTCCGGGGATTCCGTGATGCCTTCGCGCAGAATTAGAGCCTCCGAGATAATTGCACCTTCACCGAGATCGAGTGCATCCCAGGGATCTTTACCCAGGTCGGGACGAATCCAGGCGTAGGGACGTTTGCCCTGAGAGACATCGCCATTAGCAGAAATTAGCTTTACCTGCTTGTTGTAGTCCACCACCTGCACATCAGCGTCGCTGTAAGTGACGGCTTTCTCAATGCCGGGGAAGGCTCTAAGCTCCTCCACGATCGCCGGATTTACCTTACCCAAGACGCGATTTGCCGTTGTACTGGGAGGCGACACATAGATATCCGCCTGCAAGGTCTGATCGAGCCACTGCACCACGGTTCCGCGAAACGAGCCGACCATAATCGACACGCCGACAATCACCGACACCGACACCATCAGAGCCGCGATCGCCACCGAGGTTCGACTGAGCGATCGAAGAATGTCCCGTGGCGCAAGTTTGCCGAAAAGTCCGAGGGTTTGCTGACCCACTGCACTAAAGCCCTGCATCAGGACGGTAATCAACGGCGGAGTTAGCAGTGCAGCCCCTAACAGTACAGCAAACAGTCCCGCGAAGGAGGCAACCAATCCGCCCGACTGCCAGCGCAGCAGCAGAATTCCGGCGATCGTCATGCCCACCCAGGCAATTACCAGATTCGGCAGCAGGGATCGGACTTTGCTCTCCAGGGTCGATCGCTGAAGGGTGAGACTAGGCGCAGAATTCATCGCTTCGATCGCAGGCAGAGCAGACGCAAACAAAGCAGAGGCAATGCCAATCAGAAGACCTTTGGCGATCGTCCAGTTAGACAATGTAACCTGCTGCACGGACACAATAAAGTAAAAGTCGTTGATGGTTTGGGTGATAAGTCCGACAATACTGCGACCCAACACAATTCCTAACCCAACGCCAATCACAGAGCCAATCACACTAAAGATCGCCGCTTCAGAAAGAATCAAGACAAATAGCTGTCCCTGCGTTACGCCAATACAGCGCAAAATGCCAAACATGGGACGACGTTGCACCACGCTAAACGTCACGGTGTTGTAGATTAGGAACATCCCCACCACGAGAGCCAGCAGACTCAGGGCAGTCAGGTTTAGCTCAAACGCAGCCGTCATTTGCTGCACCGCGTTCTTTTGCGCCTCTGCGGTTTCGATTTGAATACCAGAAGGCAGGAGTTGGGCGATCGTCTCCAGATCTTCACTGTTTCGCACAATCAAATCAATGTGGCTCAAGCGTCCCACCTGATCCAGGATTTCCTGTGCCGTGGCGATGTCCGCAAACAGAAAATTGCTTAATGCTCGCCGATTGAGAGAATCACTCGTTTCAACGGTTCCCACCAGCTGAACAGTTTTAATTTTTCCGGCAATATCCAGGTGCAGCGCATCGCCTAAATGAACTCCATAGCGATCGGCGGTTTCCTTCGACAGCACGACCGTATCCGGCTGGGTCAAAAATCGGACAAAGCCATTGCCGCTGCTGCCCACATCGCTGAAATAGCTGCGAAACGGCGACTCCGCAAACAGATCCACTCCCACCAGTCGCAACGGCT from Leptolyngbya ohadii IS1 includes the following:
- a CDS encoding ABC transporter permease, whose amino-acid sequence is MTTITSNRPLWRLAFQRLKLRPLPYVLCVLGIALGVAMMVSIDLANGSAQRAFSISTDAITGKATHRIVAIAPTGIDETVYSKVKREVGQIDAAPVVEGYAKVPELGNQPLRLVGVDLFAESPFRSYFSDVGSSGNGFVRFLTQPDTVVLSKETADRYGVHLGDALHLDIAGKIKTVQLVGTVETSDSLNRRALSNFLFADIATAQEILDQVGRLSHIDLIVRNSEDLETIAQLLPSGIQIETAEAQKNAVQQMTAAFELNLTALSLLALVVGMFLIYNTVTFSVVQRRPMFGILRCIGVTQGQLFVLILSEAAIFSVIGSVIGVGLGIVLGRSIVGLITQTINDFYFIVSVQQVTLSNWTIAKGLLIGIASALFASALPAIEAMNSAPSLTLQRSTLESKVRSLLPNLVIAWVGMTIAGILLLRWQSGGLVASFAGLFAVLLGAALLTPPLITVLMQGFSAVGQQTLGLFGKLAPRDILRSLSRTSVAIAALMVSVSVIVGVSIMVGSFRGTVVQWLDQTLQADIYVSPPSTTANRVLGKVNPAIVEELRAFPGIEKAVTYSDADVQVVDYNKQVKLISANGDVSQGKRPYAWIRPDLGKDPWDALDLGEGAIISEALILREGITESPETITLLTPEGNHTFPVLAVFYDYSSDRGTIILDNDLYERFWHENSVASLGLFVQPGVDVEKVVDAIRDRFKDQQTLSVQSNVSLRQGSLEIFDRTFAITDALRLLAVVVAFIGVLSTLMSLQLERTREIGILRATGMTPRQFGGLTLLETGLMGAMAGLFAMPLGYVLAWILIYVINVRSFGWTLQMALEGKYFWQAFLVAMIAALMAGLYPAFRMGRMNIAAAVRQE